Proteins from a single region of Nocardioides anomalus:
- a CDS encoding DUF2997 domain-containing protein has protein sequence MSEQIVLNIGVDGAIHAETKGMKGPKCLNSLELLEDLLDAQITQSAFTDEYTQSATTSEVDDGLSQF, from the coding sequence ATGAGCGAGCAGATCGTCCTGAACATCGGCGTCGATGGTGCGATTCATGCCGAGACAAAGGGAATGAAGGGTCCCAAGTGTCTCAACAGCTTGGAGCTCCTCGAGGATCTCCTCGACGCGCAAATCACCCAGAGTGCTTTCACTGACGAGTACACGCAATCCGCAACGACGAGCGAGGTCGACGATGGCCTATCCCAGTTCTAA